The following proteins are encoded in a genomic region of Pyxicephalus adspersus chromosome 9, UCB_Pads_2.0, whole genome shotgun sequence:
- the DYNLRB2 gene encoding dynein light chain roadblock-type 2, with the protein MSEVEETLKRIQAQKGVIGTIVVNSEGIPIRTTLDNSTTVQYAGLFHQLSMKARSTVRDIDPQNDLTFLRIRSKKHEIMVAPDKEYLLIVIQNPSD; encoded by the exons ATG tCTGAAGTCGAGGAAACACTCAAGAGGATTCAGGCTCAGAAAGGAGTCATTGGAACTATAGTAGTAAACTCTGAAG GTATTCCAATTAGGACCACTCTAGATAATTCCACCACCGTTCAATATGCCGGACTCTTTCACCAGTTGTCTATGAAAGCTAGAAGCACAGTGCGCGATATTGACCCTCAGAATGATCTCACGTTCCTCAGAATTCGATCAAAGAAGCACGAAATCATGGTTGCCCCAG ACAAAGAATACCTACTGATTGTCATTCAGAACCCATCAGACTGA